In a single window of the Papaver somniferum cultivar HN1 chromosome 8, ASM357369v1, whole genome shotgun sequence genome:
- the LOC113301788 gene encoding ADP-ribosylation factor 1-like 2 — MGQAFRKLFDTFFGNSEMRVVMLGLDAAGKTTILYKLHIGEVLSTVPTIGFNVEKVQYKNVIFTVWDVGGQEKLRPLWRHYFNNTDGLIYVVDSLDRERIGKAKAEFQAIIKDPFMLNSVILVFANKQDMKGAMTPMEVCEGLGLRDLKNRKWHIQGTCALKGDGLYEGLDWLAGTLKELKAAGYSVTLGTSSF; from the exons ATGGGACAGGCCTTCAGGAAACTCTTTGATACCTTTTTCGGTAATAGCGAGATGAGG GTTGTGATGCTTGGACTGGATGCAGCGGGTAAAACAACTATTCTGTATAAACTACACATTGGAGAAGTATTATCGACTGTACCCACAATTG GTTTCAATGTCGAAAAGGTTCAGTATAAGAATGTAATTTTCACTGTGTGGGACGTAGGAGGCCAGGAGAAACTAAGGCCACTATGGAGGCATTACTTCAATAATACTGATGGActg ATCTACGTTGTTGATTCTCTGGATAGAGAGAGAATTGGAAAAGCCAAAGCAGAGTTTCAG GCTATCATTAAAGATCCTTTTATGCTGAACAGTGTCATACTGGTGTTTGCCAACAAACAGGACATG AAAGGTGCAATGACCCCAATGGAGGTGTGTGAGGGACTTGGCCTCCGTGATTTGAAGAACAGAAAATGGCATATTCAAGGTACTTGTGCTCTTAAAGGAGATGGCCTTTATGAGGGGTTGGACTGGTTAGCAGGAACACTGAAAGAGTTAAAAGCGGCTGGATATTCTGTTACATTGGGCACTTCATCCTTTTAA